Proteins encoded within one genomic window of Fragaria vesca subsp. vesca linkage group LG1, FraVesHawaii_1.0, whole genome shotgun sequence:
- the LOC101308219 gene encoding uncharacterized protein LOC101308219: METKPDPDIDDDFSELYKEYTGPPGFNPKSTQERERPSKRSLAGSDEEEGGRDPNAVPTDFTSREAKVWEAKSKATERNWKKRKEEELICKICGESGHFTQGCPSTLGANRKSQDFFERVPAREKHVRALFTEKVINRIEKDNGCNIKMDEKFIIVSGKDRLILRKGVDAVHKMIREEGEQRGSSQVTRSRSPERSPVASRLHRSESQRSYSGPRNGSNFQPRFHRQEKFVEDRIRQDMQNFSRGSPQARAYGNDGARGRPSHSNSPARAPYMGNSYNSYDGHNQSMATYRNDGWDSDKKGSDVQAGRQFDYPTIPQTLEELELEYKREAMELGRIRDKEEDEENHKHREAIREMRENYMKKLATLRGMHAKQWENFLQLDAQRRQQQAHQQMAPSGFGGYRSHNYAEYDGPVPNPHYSGASLAVDSRSRYPHAMEKYSSRPHDNFGEFQRQRHQDYGRGFNQY, from the exons CCTGGGTTCAATCCCAAAAGCACACAAGAGAGAGAAAGACCGAGTAAGAGGTCCCTTGCTGGGTCTGATGAGGAAGAGGGAGGTCGGGACCCGAATGCTGTCCCGACTGACTTCACTAGCAGGGAAGCTAAAGTCTGGGAGGCAAAGTCTAAAGCTACCGAGAGGAATTGGAAGAAGAGGAAGGAAGAGGAACTTATTTGCAAAATCTGCGGAGAATCCGGGCACTTTACTCAG GGGTGCCCATCTACTCTTGGAGCAAATCGCAAGTCTCAAGATTTCTTTGAAAGGGTACCTGCTAGAGAAAAGCATGTAAGAGCGCTTTTCACAGAGAAAGTGATAAACAGGATTGAAAAGGATAATGGTTGCAATATTAAGATGGACGAGAAATTCATCATTGTCAGTGGCAAAGATAGGTTAATATTAAGGAAAGGCGTGGATGCTGTGCACAAGATGATTAGAGAGGAGGGTGAACAAAGGGGTAGTTCTCAAGTGACTAGATCAAGGTCACCTGAGCGAAGCCCTGTTGCTTCACGGTTACACCGCTCTGAATCACAGAGGTCTTATTCTGGTCCTCGAAATGGATCGAACTTTCAACCCAGGTTTCACAGACAGGAGAAGTTTGTTGAAGACCGTATACGTCAGGATATGCAAAATTTTTCCAGGGGTTCTCCACAAG CGAGAG CTTATGGTAATGATGGAGCTCGAGGTCGGCCAAGTCATTCAAATTCTCCAGCACGTGCCCCTTACATGGGCAACTCTTATAATTCATATGATGGTCATAATCAGAGCATGGCCACTTATAGAAATGATGGATGGGATTCTGATAAAAAGGGATCTGATGTGCAAGCTGGTCGTCAGTTTGATTATCCAACCATCCCACAGACGTTAGAAGAATTAGAATTGGAGTACAAAAGAGAGGCGATGGAGCTTGGAAGAATTCGTGACAAAGAAGAAGATGAAGAAAATCACAAACATCGTGAG GCCATTAGGGAAATGCGGGAGAATTACATGAAGAAACTGGCTACCCTGAGGGGCATGCATGCAAAACAGTGGGAGAATTTTCTTCAGCTTGATGCCCAGAGGCGTCAACAACAGGCTCATCAGCAAATGGCCCCTTCAGGTTTTGGTGGTTACAGATCACACAATTATGCTGAATATGACGGCCCAGTACCTAATCCTCATTATTCCGGGGCCAGTTTAGCAGTGGATTCAAGGAGCAGGTACCCACACGCTATGGAAAAATATTCTTCAAGACCTCATGACAATTTTGGTGAGTTCCAGCGTCAGAGACATCAGGATTATGGGAGAGGTTTCAATCAATACTGA
- the LOC101291577 gene encoding exopolygalacturonase-like, whose translation MKHLGEDINCSANGDNAAITVASTTSRELLTACDFDVTGVKYGGKPDYDITEALANAWKDACASTSASKVLVPNGTYKLKEASFKGPCKAPIELQVQGTLEAPQASAQLSKPDTWIEFSNLDNFTLLGGGTFDGQGQKAWLANDCHKNSKCTSIAINMRFHSVKNSLVKDVTSLNSKNFHVNIIGCEQPRPQLTFQHFTVIAPENSTNTDEIHIGRSTRVNITDSDIKTGDNCISIGDGTKQLTVTNVTCGPGHGISIGSLGKYQNSFSCLKAPSKVKISNVSFKNIRGTSSTPVAVKIACATGLPCEKVEMTDIDLKYSGNEGSITSQCSNVKPTVTRVANTLACATKP comes from the exons AACATCTAGAGAGCTTTTAACTGCTTGTGACTTCGACGTGACCGGTGTGAAATACGGTGGAAAGCCCGATTATGATATTACTGAG GCTTTAGCAAATGCATGGAAAGATGCATGTGCATCAACATCAGCAAGTAAAGTTCTTGTTCCAAATGGGACATACAAACTAAAAGAAGCAAGTTTCAAAGGTCCATGTAAGGCACCTATTGAGCTTCAAGTCCAAGGCACATTAGAGGCGCCACAGGCCAGCGCCCAACTATCAAAACCAGATACTTGGATTGAATTTTCCAATCTTGATAATTTCACACTATTGGGTGGTGGAACCTTTGATGGCCAAGGACAAAAAGCTTGGTTGGCCAATGATTGCCACAAAAACTCAAAGTGCACATCTATTGCCATT AATATGAGATTCCACTCTGTCAAAAACTCGTTAGTTAAGGATGTAACTTCACTTAACAGCAAGAACTTTCACGTTAACATAATAGGGTGCGAGCAACCAAGGCCA CAACTTACATTCCAACATTTCACGGTAATTGCACCGGAAAATAGCACTAACACAGATGAAATACATATCGGGCGCTCGACTAGGGTTAACATCACTGATTCGGACATCAAAACAGGAGACAATTGCATTTCAATTGGTGATGGCACCAAGCAACTAACAGTAACTAACGTAACTTGTGGACCAGGCCATGGAATAAGCATTGGAAGTCTTGGAAAGTACCAAAACAG CTTTTCTTGTTTGAAGGCTCCATCAAAAGTCAAGATCAGCAATGTGAGTTTTAAGAACATTAGAGGGACGTCTTCCACTCCGGTGGCCGTGAAGATTGCATGCGCCACGGGATTACCATGCGAGAAGGTGGAGATGACGGATATTGATCTCAAATACAGTGGAAATGAAGGCTCTATTACGTCTCAGTGCTCTAATGTAAAACCCACAGTTACTCGAGTGGCAAATACTCTTGCTTGTGCTACCAAGCCTTGA